The Nonlabens spongiae genome contains a region encoding:
- the rplR gene encoding 50S ribosomal protein L18, which yields MAFSKSARRNKIRSRIRKVVSGDATRPRLAVYRSNKEIYAQVINDVDGKTLAAASSRDLDSASAKTEQAKEVGKLIADRAQKAGVEAVAFDRGGYLYHGRVKALADSAREAGLKF from the coding sequence ATGGCATTTTCAAAGTCAGCTCGTAGAAATAAAATACGGTCAAGAATCAGAAAAGTTGTTTCTGGTGATGCTACTCGCCCTCGTTTGGCGGTATATAGAAGTAACAAAGAAATCTATGCTCAAGTCATTAATGATGTTGATGGTAAGACTCTAGCAGCTGCTTCTTCAAGAGATTTAGATTCCGCTTCCGCGAAAACTGAACAAGCAAAAGAGGTCGGTAAGTTGATAGCTGATCGTGCTCAAAAAGCAGGTGTTGAAGCTGTTGCTTTTGATCGTGGCGGATACTTGTACCATGGACGCGTTAAAGCTCTTGCTGATAGTGCAAGAGAGGCTGGCCTTAAATTTTAA
- the rplF gene encoding 50S ribosomal protein L6 — MSRIGKNPIDIPSGVEVKVNNGEVSVKGKLGELTQPVDGVNVKVEDNKVIVDRPTDSKDHRAKHGLYRALINNMIHGVSIGWTKELELVGVGYRASNQGQKLDLALGFSHNIVLDIAPEVKVETVSEKGKNPLVKLTSYDKQLVGQVAAKIREFRKPEPYKGKGIKFVGEEIRRKAGKSA; from the coding sequence ATGTCTAGAATAGGTAAAAATCCAATCGATATACCCTCAGGAGTAGAGGTTAAAGTTAATAACGGTGAGGTTTCGGTTAAAGGAAAACTTGGTGAATTAACGCAACCCGTAGATGGAGTAAATGTAAAGGTAGAAGATAACAAAGTAATTGTTGATCGTCCTACAGATTCCAAGGATCATCGCGCTAAACACGGTTTGTACAGAGCCTTGATTAATAATATGATCCACGGTGTCTCAATAGGGTGGACTAAGGAGTTAGAGCTCGTTGGAGTAGGTTATCGAGCTTCCAATCAAGGTCAAAAGCTTGATCTAGCTCTTGGATTTTCTCACAACATTGTTCTTGATATAGCGCCTGAGGTTAAAGTTGAGACGGTTTCTGAGAAAGGTAAGAATCCGCTCGTCAAGTTGACATCTTATGATAAGCAGTTAGTTGGTCAAGTTGCTGCCAAGATTAGAGAGTTTAGAAAACCTGAACCATACAAAGGTAAAGGGATCAAGTTTGTAGGAGAAGAAATAAGAAGAAAGGCTGGTAAGTCAGCTTAA
- the rpsH gene encoding 30S ribosomal protein S8: MNTDPIADYLTRIRNAVRASHRVVEVPASNVKKEITKILFDQGYILSYKFEQGKAQEVIKIALKYNKETKESVIKDLQRLSKPGLRKYSGAKELPRILNGLGIAIVSTSKGVMTDKQARTENVGGEVLCYVY; encoded by the coding sequence ATGAATACAGATCCTATCGCAGATTATCTTACTAGAATAAGAAACGCAGTAAGAGCAAGTCATAGAGTTGTAGAAGTACCGGCTTCAAATGTTAAGAAGGAAATAACTAAGATCTTATTTGATCAGGGTTACATCCTCAGTTACAAGTTCGAGCAGGGGAAAGCTCAAGAGGTAATTAAAATTGCTCTCAAATACAATAAAGAAACAAAAGAGTCCGTAATTAAGGATCTTCAAAGATTGTCTAAACCTGGATTACGTAAGTATTCTGGAGCAAAAGAGCTACCGCGTATTTTAAATGGTCTCGGTATTGCTATTGTGTCTACTAGTAAGGGAGTCATGACAGATAAACAGGCTCGTACTGAGAATGTAGGTGGCGAGGTTCTTTGTTACGTTTACTAA
- the rpsN gene encoding 30S ribosomal protein S14 has translation MAKESMKARERKRQALVDKYAEKRKALKEAGDYEALQKLPKNSSKVRLHNRCKLTGRPKGYMRQFGISRVMFREMANKGLIPGVKKASW, from the coding sequence ATGGCAAAAGAATCAATGAAAGCGCGTGAGCGCAAACGCCAAGCTTTAGTGGATAAATATGCTGAAAAGCGTAAAGCGCTAAAAGAGGCTGGTGATTACGAAGCGTTGCAAAAATTACCCAAAAATAGTTCTAAGGTACGCCTTCATAACCGTTGCAAATTAACGGGTCGTCCCAAGGGTTATATGAGACAGTTTGGAATTTCTCGTGTAATGTTCCGTGAGATGGCTAATAAAGGTTTAATCCCTGGAGTAAAAAAAGCTAGTTGGTAA
- the rplE gene encoding 50S ribosomal protein L5 codes for MSYVPRLKKEYQEKVTQSLKEEFNYINVMEIPKLQKIVLSRGVGAAVADKKLIDYSLEEFTAITGQKAVATLSKKDVASFKLRKGMPIGVKVTLRGEKMYEFLDRLVTVALPRVRDFQGIKADGFDGRGNYNLGITEQIIFPEINIDKVNKISGMDITFVTTAETDNEAKSLLKELGLPFKKN; via the coding sequence ATGTCATACGTACCAAGGCTCAAGAAGGAGTATCAGGAAAAAGTGACTCAGTCGTTGAAGGAAGAATTCAACTACATAAATGTCATGGAAATTCCAAAATTACAAAAAATCGTACTCAGCCGTGGAGTAGGTGCTGCAGTTGCTGATAAGAAATTAATCGATTATTCACTCGAAGAGTTCACTGCTATCACTGGTCAAAAGGCCGTTGCTACGCTTTCTAAGAAGGATGTAGCATCTTTTAAGTTGAGAAAAGGTATGCCTATCGGTGTCAAAGTGACCTTGCGTGGTGAAAAGATGTATGAATTCTTGGATAGGTTGGTAACCGTTGCTCTTCCACGTGTTCGTGATTTTCAAGGTATCAAGGCCGATGGTTTTGATGGACGTGGTAACTATAATCTAGGTATAACAGAGCAAATTATCTTTCCAGAGATAAACATTGATAAGGTCAATAAGATCTCTGGAATGGATATTACATTCGTTACAACTGCTGAGACTGATAATGAGGCTAAATCTTTGCTAAAAGAATTAGGTTTACCCTTCAAAAAGAATTAA
- the rplX gene encoding 50S ribosomal protein L24 → MTKIKLKTGDTVKVLAGENKGQQGVVKKVLREKNKAIVEGVNMVSKHQKPSASNPQGGIVEMEAPLHISNLTLLDKDGNPTKVGYRTEDGKKVRFAKTNKEVI, encoded by the coding sequence ATGACTAAAATAAAATTAAAGACTGGAGATACCGTCAAGGTATTAGCAGGTGAGAATAAAGGTCAGCAAGGAGTAGTTAAGAAAGTACTTCGTGAAAAGAATAAGGCCATTGTAGAGGGTGTTAATATGGTTTCAAAACATCAAAAGCCTAGTGCTTCAAATCCTCAAGGTGGAATTGTTGAAATGGAGGCTCCATTACATATTTCAAATCTAACACTGTTAGATAAAGACGGTAATCCTACAAAGGTTGGATATCGTACAGAAGACGGTAAGAAAGTTAGATTTGCTAAAACAAATAAAGAAGTAATTTAA
- the rplN gene encoding 50S ribosomal protein L14: MVQQESRLKVADNTGAKEVLCIRVLGGTKRRYASVGDKIVVSVKEATPNGNIKKGAVSTAVVVRTKKEVRRADGSYIRFDDNACVLLNPTSEMRGTRVFGPVARELRDKQFMKIVSLAPEVL; encoded by the coding sequence ATGGTACAACAAGAGTCAAGATTAAAGGTCGCTGATAATACAGGTGCTAAAGAGGTTCTTTGTATCAGGGTATTAGGCGGAACAAAGCGTAGATATGCATCCGTAGGTGATAAAATTGTTGTTTCTGTTAAGGAGGCTACACCTAATGGTAACATTAAAAAAGGAGCTGTTTCTACGGCGGTAGTTGTAAGGACAAAGAAGGAAGTGAGAAGAGCTGATGGGTCTTACATCAGATTTGATGATAATGCTTGCGTTTTGTTGAATCCTACTTCGGAGATGAGAGGTACGCGTGTTTTCGGACCTGTGGCACGTGAATTGCGTGATAAGCAATTCATGAAAATTGTTTCACTAGCGCCAGAGGTGCTTTAA
- the rpsQ gene encoding 30S ribosomal protein S17 has product MEGRSLRKERIGVVSSNKMDKSIVVAEVKRQKHPMYGKFVLKTKKYVAHDEKNECNEGDTVRIMETRPLSKSKNWRLVEIIERAK; this is encoded by the coding sequence ATGGAAGGTAGAAGTTTACGTAAAGAACGTATTGGTGTTGTAAGCAGCAATAAGATGGATAAAAGCATCGTGGTTGCAGAGGTCAAAAGACAGAAGCACCCCATGTATGGTAAGTTTGTTCTTAAGACTAAAAAATATGTGGCTCATGATGAGAAAAATGAGTGTAACGAGGGGGATACTGTGCGTATTATGGAGACCCGTCCGTTGAGTAAGTCTAAGAATTGGAGATTAGTTGAAATCATAGAAAGAGCTAAGTAA
- the rpmC gene encoding 50S ribosomal protein L29 produces the protein MKQSEIKGLSQEEVAQKLTEARASYAEMKRMHAMSPLDNPSQITKTRKTIARLSTALNNNKA, from the coding sequence ATGAAGCAGTCAGAAATTAAAGGTTTGTCTCAAGAGGAGGTAGCGCAAAAGCTCACAGAAGCTAGAGCAAGTTATGCAGAAATGAAAAGAATGCATGCAATGTCGCCTTTAGACAATCCTTCTCAGATAACTAAAACAAGAAAGACTATTGCTCGTCTTAGCACAGCATTAAATAACAACAAAGCCTAA
- the rplP gene encoding 50S ribosomal protein L16 — translation MLQPRKTKFRKQQKGRMKGNSGRGNQLAYGTFGIKSLDSEFINSRQIEAARIAATRYMKREGSLWIKIFPDKPITKKPLEVRMGKGKGNVEYWAAVVKPGRILFEVSGVPLETAREALRLAAQKLPVKTKFIVARDYQE, via the coding sequence ATGTTACAACCTAGAAAGACAAAATTTAGAAAGCAACAAAAGGGTCGTATGAAAGGTAACTCTGGAAGGGGTAACCAGTTGGCTTATGGAACTTTTGGAATCAAATCGTTAGACTCAGAGTTCATAAATTCTCGTCAAATTGAGGCAGCTCGTATCGCAGCTACTCGTTATATGAAAAGAGAAGGTTCTCTTTGGATAAAAATTTTCCCAGATAAGCCTATCACTAAAAAACCTCTAGAGGTACGTATGGGTAAGGGTAAAGGTAATGTAGAATATTGGGCAGCGGTAGTAAAGCCAGGTCGTATTCTTTTTGAAGTTTCTGGTGTTCCATTAGAAACTGCACGTGAAGCCCTGAGGCTTGCAGCTCAGAAGTTACCTGTAAAAACTAAGTTTATCGTGGCTCGCGATTATCAAGAATAA
- the rpsC gene encoding 30S ribosomal protein S3, which yields MGQKTNPIGNRLGIIRGWESNWYGGNDYGDKLAEDDKIRKYIHARLAKASVSRIIIERTLKLVTITITTARPGIIIGKGGQEVDRLKEELKKISGKEVQINIFEIKRPELDAHLVAASVARQIENRISYRRAIKMAIAAAMRMNAEGIKIQISGRLNGAEMARSESFKDGRIPLSTFRADIDYALVEAHTTYGRIGVKVWIMKGEVYGKRDLSPLVGMSKKQGKSNAGRGGNNRRRRK from the coding sequence ATGGGACAAAAAACAAATCCAATAGGAAATCGTCTAGGAATCATCAGAGGTTGGGAATCTAACTGGTATGGTGGTAACGATTACGGAGATAAATTAGCCGAAGACGATAAGATTAGAAAATACATTCACGCTCGTCTGGCAAAAGCTAGTGTTTCAAGAATTATTATTGAGCGCACGCTTAAGTTGGTTACGATCACAATTACAACAGCTCGTCCAGGTATTATAATTGGTAAGGGAGGACAGGAAGTTGATCGCTTAAAAGAAGAGCTTAAGAAGATTTCAGGAAAAGAGGTTCAAATCAACATATTTGAAATCAAAAGACCAGAACTAGATGCTCACTTAGTTGCAGCTAGTGTTGCACGTCAAATTGAGAATCGTATCAGTTACCGTCGCGCTATTAAAATGGCTATTGCAGCAGCGATGAGAATGAATGCTGAAGGTATCAAAATCCAGATATCCGGAAGGTTAAATGGTGCTGAAATGGCACGTTCAGAGTCTTTCAAAGATGGACGTATCCCTTTATCTACCTTTAGAGCAGATATTGATTATGCGCTGGTAGAGGCCCACACTACTTATGGTAGAATTGGTGTTAAGGTATGGATTATGAAAGGAGAGGTTTACGGTAAAAGAGATCTTTCTCCTCTTGTAGGAATGTCTAAGAAGCAAGGTAAGTCTAACGCAGGTCGAGGTGGTAATAACCGCAGACGTAGAAAATAA
- the rplV gene encoding 50S ribosomal protein L22, protein MGVRKKESALRRKEENKNLVIAKLNNCPTSPRKMRLVADIIRGKRVEDALNILKFSSKESARKLDKLLVSAIANWQAKNEDGDVSEANLFVKEIRVDGGSMLKRLRPAPQGRAHRIRKRSNHVTLILGEAKTATSN, encoded by the coding sequence ATGGGAGTACGTAAGAAAGAATCTGCGCTCAGACGCAAGGAGGAGAACAAGAACCTGGTTATCGCGAAATTGAATAACTGTCCTACATCTCCTAGAAAGATGAGACTCGTTGCTGACATTATTAGAGGTAAAAGAGTTGAGGATGCTTTAAATATCTTGAAGTTTAGTTCTAAAGAATCTGCGAGAAAGCTGGATAAGCTTTTAGTTTCTGCCATCGCAAACTGGCAAGCTAAAAACGAGGATGGCGATGTTTCTGAAGCAAATTTATTTGTTAAGGAGATAAGAGTAGATGGTGGTTCTATGCTTAAAAGATTACGTCCAGCTCCTCAGGGAAGGGCTCACAGAATAAGAAAGAGATCTAATCACGTGACCCTCATTTTGGGTGAAGCAAAAACGGCAACGTCTAACTAA
- the rpsS gene encoding 30S ribosomal protein S19, translating into MARSLKKGPYVFHKLEAKVAQNVESGKKSVIKTWSRASMITPDFVGQTIAVHNGRQFVPVYVTENMVGHKLGEFSPTRSYRGHGGSKNKGKR; encoded by the coding sequence ATGGCTCGTTCATTAAAAAAAGGACCTTACGTTTTTCATAAGCTGGAAGCTAAGGTGGCTCAAAATGTTGAGTCTGGTAAAAAGAGTGTAATCAAGACATGGTCTAGAGCGTCTATGATAACTCCTGATTTCGTAGGTCAAACAATAGCTGTCCACAATGGTCGTCAATTTGTCCCTGTATATGTTACGGAAAACATGGTGGGTCATAAGCTTGGAGAGTTTTCTCCTACTCGCTCCTATAGAGGTCATGGTGGTTCTAAAAATAAAGGTAAAAGGTAA
- the rplW gene encoding 50S ribosomal protein L23, with protein MSILIKPIITEKATRDSELYNRYGFVVSPKANKVEIKNEVERVYGVDVVKVLTMNTRIERKAKYTKSGMQVGKTGAVKKAFVQLKDGDTIDLYSNL; from the coding sequence ATGAGTATTCTTATAAAACCCATCATTACAGAAAAGGCTACTAGAGATAGTGAGCTGTATAATAGATATGGTTTTGTGGTGTCTCCTAAGGCTAATAAGGTTGAGATTAAAAACGAGGTAGAGCGAGTTTATGGAGTTGACGTGGTAAAAGTATTGACTATGAATACTCGTATCGAGCGTAAAGCCAAATACACAAAATCAGGAATGCAGGTTGGTAAAACAGGTGCTGTTAAAAAGGCATTTGTACAACTTAAGGATGGTGATACCATCGATTTATATAGTAATTTATAA
- the rplD gene encoding 50S ribosomal protein L4: MKVAVKDIKGKDTGREVELSADVFGVEPNEHAIYLDVKQYLANQRQGTHKAKQRAEIVGSTRKIKKQKGTGTARAGSIKSPIFRGGGRIFGPVPRSYSFKLNKNQKRLARKSALSLKAQEGNITVLDSISIDAPKTKDFVAVLKDLGLVDKKSLFVLGGSNNNVYLSSRNLEGVEVLTHSELNTYKIVNATNLVLLEDALEEVVKNLTN; the protein is encoded by the coding sequence ATGAAAGTAGCAGTAAAAGACATCAAGGGAAAAGATACTGGACGTGAAGTAGAGCTTTCTGCAGACGTTTTCGGTGTTGAGCCTAACGAGCATGCGATTTATCTGGATGTTAAACAATATCTAGCTAATCAGCGTCAAGGTACACACAAGGCTAAGCAAAGAGCTGAGATAGTAGGTAGTACAAGGAAGATTAAAAAACAAAAGGGAACAGGTACTGCGAGAGCAGGTTCCATAAAGTCTCCCATCTTTAGAGGTGGTGGTAGAATCTTTGGTCCTGTACCGCGTAGCTATTCTTTCAAATTGAATAAAAATCAAAAGAGATTAGCCAGAAAAAGTGCTTTGAGCTTGAAAGCTCAAGAAGGTAATATTACCGTCTTGGATAGCATCTCGATAGATGCTCCTAAAACAAAGGATTTTGTGGCAGTTTTAAAGGATTTAGGGCTTGTAGATAAAAAATCCTTGTTTGTGTTGGGTGGATCAAATAATAATGTATATTTGTCTTCGCGAAATTTGGAGGGTGTTGAAGTGCTAACACATTCAGAATTAAACACTTACAAGATAGTAAACGCAACAAATCTTGTTCTTCTAGAGGATGCTCTAGAAGAAGTGGTCAAAAATTTAACAAACTAG
- the rplC gene encoding 50S ribosomal protein L3: MSGLIGKKIGMTSIYDENGKNIPCTVIQAGPCVVTQVRTEETDGYAALQLGFDDKSDKNASKAAQGHFKKAGTAVKRKVAEFKGFDEEYKLGDSITVEMFTEGEFVDVSGTSKGKGFQGVVKRHGFGGVGQQTHGQHNRLRAPGSIGAASYPARVFKGMRMAGQMGSEKVKVENLRVLKVVADKNLLVVKGCVPGHKNSYVIVQK; this comes from the coding sequence ATGTCTGGGTTAATAGGAAAAAAAATAGGTATGACCAGCATCTATGACGAGAACGGGAAGAATATCCCTTGTACCGTTATACAGGCAGGCCCCTGTGTAGTTACCCAAGTCAGAACTGAAGAAACGGATGGCTATGCTGCCCTTCAGCTCGGTTTCGATGACAAATCAGACAAAAATGCTTCTAAGGCGGCCCAGGGTCACTTTAAGAAAGCTGGTACTGCTGTCAAAAGAAAAGTTGCTGAATTCAAAGGTTTTGATGAGGAGTACAAATTAGGTGATAGCATCACGGTTGAGATGTTTACCGAAGGTGAGTTTGTAGATGTTTCTGGAACTTCAAAGGGTAAAGGTTTTCAAGGTGTGGTAAAGCGTCACGGTTTTGGTGGTGTAGGTCAGCAAACGCATGGTCAGCACAACCGTTTGAGAGCTCCGGGATCTATCGGTGCTGCATCTTATCCTGCTCGTGTATTCAAGGGAATGCGCATGGCAGGTCAGATGGGAAGCGAGAAAGTTAAAGTTGAAAATTTAAGAGTACTTAAAGTGGTTGCAGATAAGAACCTACTTGTAGTTAAAGGTTGTGTTCCAGGACACAAGAACTCTTACGTAATCGTTCAGAAGTAA
- the rpsJ gene encoding 30S ribosomal protein S10 — protein sequence MSQKIRIKLKSYDYMLVDKSAEKIVKTVKTTGAVVTGPIPLPTHKKIFTVLRSPHVNKKSREQFELSSYKRLLDIYSSSSKTIDALMKLELPSGVEVEIKV from the coding sequence ATGAGTCAAAAAATCAGAATCAAATTAAAATCTTACGATTACATGCTGGTAGATAAATCTGCTGAAAAAATCGTAAAGACGGTGAAGACTACAGGAGCAGTAGTTACTGGTCCCATACCTCTTCCCACACACAAAAAGATCTTTACTGTTTTACGTTCTCCACACGTGAACAAGAAGTCGAGAGAGCAGTTTGAACTTAGTTCTTACAAAAGATTACTCGACATCTACAGTTCATCTTCAAAAACCATTGATGCGTTGATGAAGCTTGAGTTGCCTAGCGGTGTGGAAGTAGAGATCAAAGTGTAA